A window from Zingiber officinale cultivar Zhangliang chromosome 7A, Zo_v1.1, whole genome shotgun sequence encodes these proteins:
- the LOC122001774 gene encoding probable galacturonosyltransferase 6 isoform X3, translated as MVALRRPWRKVVIYAFLVVSFIAPLVLFFSVPAADNSPFHEKKNFLNISSGILNSFSPRHTSNAMQLNSMEQEVSEDPLLKGAIYKDDNLKNVQIKYNQNVTISGATNGNSSSRLSGNGDNQPYHVPNSAGGEDKKQKSSDKITDVLTTRKSPSRPSTAKIWEMEDQLVMAKAYVHFSSSNSNFHLLRELKLRIKEIDRVLSRSNKDADLFTSDLQKMKNMEVTLSKARKSHPECSAMASKLRAQLFNAEEQLRAQQNQASYLVHLTGRTFPRGFHCLSMRLTTEYFALHPDLRKLPNSHNFDNPDLYHYAIFSDNVLACLVVVKSTVNSSLEPEKIVFHVVTDSFNFPAMLMWFLLNPPGKATIQIQSLDDFVFLPTGFNSMFRQSAKADPRVVQKDLRELWNLDMKGNVNGAVEMCKDNVTSQKLEMLVNVANPAFANSFDGKACLWAFGMNIFDLQEWRTRGLAATYHKWNEIGSKHLWKAGSLPLGQLLFYNHTMTLDRRWHVFGLGSDLRVGVTEIEKAAVIHYDGNMKPWLDTAITKYRGYWTRFLDYSNPYFRQCNIHG; from the exons ATGGTGGCGCTCCGCCGGCCGTGGCGTAAGGTCGTCATCTACGCCTTCCTTGTCGTCTCGTTCATCGCCCCGCTTGTCCTCTTCTTCAGCGTCCCCGCCGCCGATAACTCCCCCTTCCATG AAAAGAAGAACTTTCTCAATATCAGCTCTGGTATCCTGAATAGTTTCTCCCCC AGGCATACTTCTAATGCTATGCAACTCAATTCGATGGAGCAG GAAGTTAGTGAGGACCCGCTGCTGAAAGGAGCTATCTATAAAGATGATAATTTGAAGAATGTTCAGATTAAATACAATCAAAATGTTACAATTTCTGGAGCAACCAACGGCA ACTCCAGCTCAAGGCTTAGTGGGAATGGAGACAATCAACCTTATCACGTACCAAATTCTGCTGGTGGAGAG GATAAGAAGCAGAAATCTTCTGACAAAATAACTGATGTTTTGACCACTCGAAAGTCCCCCTCTAGACCATCAACTGCCAAGATATGGGAAATGGAGGACCAGTTAGTAATGGCAAAGGCTTACGTGCACTTTTCTTCTTCAAATAGTAACTTTCACTTGTTACGAGAGTTAAAGCTTAGGATTAAAGAGATAGATAGGGTTCTTAGCCGTTCCAACAAAGATGCAGATTTATTTACAAG TGACTTGCAGAAAATGAAAAACATGGAAGTAACTTTGTCAAAAGCCAGAAAATCTCATCCAGAGTGCTCCGCAATGGCATCAAAATTACGTGCCCAATTATTCAATGCTGAAGAACAACTCAGGGCTCAACAGAACCAAGCTTCATATCTTGTTCATCTTACTGGCAGGACCTTCCCAAGGGGTTTTCACTGCCTATCTATGCGTCTCACTACTGAATATTTCGCATTGCATCCCGATTTGCGAAAATTGCCCAACAGTCATAATTTTGATAATCCAGATCTTTATCATTATGCTATTTTCTCTGATAATGTGCTGGCATGTTTGGTGGTTGTGAAGTCAACAGTAAATTCATCACTG GAGCCTGAGAAAATTGTCTTTCATGTGGTAACTGATTCCTTCAATTTTCCAGCAATGCTAATGTGGTTTTTGTTGAATCCACCTGGAAAAGCAACTATTCAGATACAGAGTTTGGATGATTTTGTATTCTTACCTACTGGCTTTAATTCAATGTTCAGGCAGTCAGCTAAAGCTGATCCAAG AGTGGTGCAGAAAGATTTACGAGAACTGTGGAATTTAGATATGAAAGGCAATGTAAATGGAGCAGTGGAAATGTGCAAGGACAATGTAACATCACAGAAATTGGAAATGCTTGTGAATGTTGCAAATCCAGCATTCGCCAATAGTTTTGATGGCAAGGCATGTTTATGGGCATTTGGCATGAATATATTTGACCTGCAGGAGTGGAGAACACGAGGTCTAGCTGCAACTTATCATAAATGGAATGAAATT GGGAGTAAGCATCTGTGGAAGGCAGGAAGTCTTCCACTGGGTCAGTTGCTTTTCTACAACCACACTATGACCTTGGACAGACGGTGGCATGTTTTTGGGCTCGGTTCTGATTTGAGAGTTGGAGTGACAGAGATTGAGAAGGCAGCAGTGATCCATTACGACGGAAACATGAAACCATGGCTAGATACTGCAATTACAAAATATAGAGGTTACTGGACCAGATTCCTTGACTATAGCAATCCTTACTTCCGACAATGCAACATCCATGGATAA
- the LOC122001774 gene encoding probable galacturonosyltransferase 6 isoform X4: MVALRRPWRKVVIYAFLVVSFIAPLVLFFSVPAADNSPFHEKKNFLNISSGILNSFSPRHTSNAMQLNSMEQEVSEDPLLKGAIYKDDNLKNVQIKYNQNVTISGATNDSSSRLSGNGDNQPYHVPNSAGGEDKKQKSSDKITDVLTTRKSPSRPSTAKIWEMEDQLVMAKAYVHFSSSNSNFHLLRELKLRIKEIDRVLSRSNKDADLFTSDLQKMKNMEVTLSKARKSHPECSAMASKLRAQLFNAEEQLRAQQNQASYLVHLTGRTFPRGFHCLSMRLTTEYFALHPDLRKLPNSHNFDNPDLYHYAIFSDNVLACLVVVKSTVNSSLEPEKIVFHVVTDSFNFPAMLMWFLLNPPGKATIQIQSLDDFVFLPTGFNSMFRQSAKADPRVVQKDLRELWNLDMKGNVNGAVEMCKDNVTSQKLEMLVNVANPAFANSFDGKACLWAFGMNIFDLQEWRTRGLAATYHKWNEIGSKHLWKAGSLPLGQLLFYNHTMTLDRRWHVFGLGSDLRVGVTEIEKAAVIHYDGNMKPWLDTAITKYRGYWTRFLDYSNPYFRQCNIHG, from the exons ATGGTGGCGCTCCGCCGGCCGTGGCGTAAGGTCGTCATCTACGCCTTCCTTGTCGTCTCGTTCATCGCCCCGCTTGTCCTCTTCTTCAGCGTCCCCGCCGCCGATAACTCCCCCTTCCATG AAAAGAAGAACTTTCTCAATATCAGCTCTGGTATCCTGAATAGTTTCTCCCCC AGGCATACTTCTAATGCTATGCAACTCAATTCGATGGAGCAG GAAGTTAGTGAGGACCCGCTGCTGAAAGGAGCTATCTATAAAGATGATAATTTGAAGAATGTTCAGATTAAATACAATCAAAATGTTACAATTTCTGGAGCAACCAACG ACTCCAGCTCAAGGCTTAGTGGGAATGGAGACAATCAACCTTATCACGTACCAAATTCTGCTGGTGGAGAG GATAAGAAGCAGAAATCTTCTGACAAAATAACTGATGTTTTGACCACTCGAAAGTCCCCCTCTAGACCATCAACTGCCAAGATATGGGAAATGGAGGACCAGTTAGTAATGGCAAAGGCTTACGTGCACTTTTCTTCTTCAAATAGTAACTTTCACTTGTTACGAGAGTTAAAGCTTAGGATTAAAGAGATAGATAGGGTTCTTAGCCGTTCCAACAAAGATGCAGATTTATTTACAAG TGACTTGCAGAAAATGAAAAACATGGAAGTAACTTTGTCAAAAGCCAGAAAATCTCATCCAGAGTGCTCCGCAATGGCATCAAAATTACGTGCCCAATTATTCAATGCTGAAGAACAACTCAGGGCTCAACAGAACCAAGCTTCATATCTTGTTCATCTTACTGGCAGGACCTTCCCAAGGGGTTTTCACTGCCTATCTATGCGTCTCACTACTGAATATTTCGCATTGCATCCCGATTTGCGAAAATTGCCCAACAGTCATAATTTTGATAATCCAGATCTTTATCATTATGCTATTTTCTCTGATAATGTGCTGGCATGTTTGGTGGTTGTGAAGTCAACAGTAAATTCATCACTG GAGCCTGAGAAAATTGTCTTTCATGTGGTAACTGATTCCTTCAATTTTCCAGCAATGCTAATGTGGTTTTTGTTGAATCCACCTGGAAAAGCAACTATTCAGATACAGAGTTTGGATGATTTTGTATTCTTACCTACTGGCTTTAATTCAATGTTCAGGCAGTCAGCTAAAGCTGATCCAAG AGTGGTGCAGAAAGATTTACGAGAACTGTGGAATTTAGATATGAAAGGCAATGTAAATGGAGCAGTGGAAATGTGCAAGGACAATGTAACATCACAGAAATTGGAAATGCTTGTGAATGTTGCAAATCCAGCATTCGCCAATAGTTTTGATGGCAAGGCATGTTTATGGGCATTTGGCATGAATATATTTGACCTGCAGGAGTGGAGAACACGAGGTCTAGCTGCAACTTATCATAAATGGAATGAAATT GGGAGTAAGCATCTGTGGAAGGCAGGAAGTCTTCCACTGGGTCAGTTGCTTTTCTACAACCACACTATGACCTTGGACAGACGGTGGCATGTTTTTGGGCTCGGTTCTGATTTGAGAGTTGGAGTGACAGAGATTGAGAAGGCAGCAGTGATCCATTACGACGGAAACATGAAACCATGGCTAGATACTGCAATTACAAAATATAGAGGTTACTGGACCAGATTCCTTGACTATAGCAATCCTTACTTCCGACAATGCAACATCCATGGATAA
- the LOC122001774 gene encoding probable galacturonosyltransferase 6 isoform X2, with protein sequence MVALRRPWRKVVIYAFLVVSFIAPLVLFFSVPAADNSPFHEKKNFLNISSGILNSFSPRHTSNAMQLNSMEQEVSEDPLLKGAIYKDDNLKNVQIKYNQNVTISGATNDSSSRLSGNGDNQPYHVPNSAGGEDKKQKSSDKITDVLTTRKSPSRPSTAKIWEMEDQLVMAKAYVHFSSSNSNFHLLRELKLRIKEIDRVLSRSNKDADLFTSDLQKMKNMEVTLSKARKSHPECSAMASKLRAQLFNAEEQLRAQQNQASYLVHLTGRTFPRGFHCLSMRLTTEYFALHPDLRKLPNSHNFDNPDLYHYAIFSDNVLACLVVVKSTVNSSLEPEKIVFHVVTDSFNFPAMLMWFLLNPPGKATIQIQSLDDFVFLPTGFNSMFRQSAKADPRYASPLNHLRFYLPEVFPSLNKILLLDHDTVVQKDLRELWNLDMKGNVNGAVEMCKDNVTSQKLEMLVNVANPAFANSFDGKACLWAFGMNIFDLQEWRTRGLAATYHKWNEIGSKHLWKAGSLPLGQLLFYNHTMTLDRRWHVFGLGSDLRVGVTEIEKAAVIHYDGNMKPWLDTAITKYRGYWTRFLDYSNPYFRQCNIHG encoded by the exons ATGGTGGCGCTCCGCCGGCCGTGGCGTAAGGTCGTCATCTACGCCTTCCTTGTCGTCTCGTTCATCGCCCCGCTTGTCCTCTTCTTCAGCGTCCCCGCCGCCGATAACTCCCCCTTCCATG AAAAGAAGAACTTTCTCAATATCAGCTCTGGTATCCTGAATAGTTTCTCCCCC AGGCATACTTCTAATGCTATGCAACTCAATTCGATGGAGCAG GAAGTTAGTGAGGACCCGCTGCTGAAAGGAGCTATCTATAAAGATGATAATTTGAAGAATGTTCAGATTAAATACAATCAAAATGTTACAATTTCTGGAGCAACCAACG ACTCCAGCTCAAGGCTTAGTGGGAATGGAGACAATCAACCTTATCACGTACCAAATTCTGCTGGTGGAGAG GATAAGAAGCAGAAATCTTCTGACAAAATAACTGATGTTTTGACCACTCGAAAGTCCCCCTCTAGACCATCAACTGCCAAGATATGGGAAATGGAGGACCAGTTAGTAATGGCAAAGGCTTACGTGCACTTTTCTTCTTCAAATAGTAACTTTCACTTGTTACGAGAGTTAAAGCTTAGGATTAAAGAGATAGATAGGGTTCTTAGCCGTTCCAACAAAGATGCAGATTTATTTACAAG TGACTTGCAGAAAATGAAAAACATGGAAGTAACTTTGTCAAAAGCCAGAAAATCTCATCCAGAGTGCTCCGCAATGGCATCAAAATTACGTGCCCAATTATTCAATGCTGAAGAACAACTCAGGGCTCAACAGAACCAAGCTTCATATCTTGTTCATCTTACTGGCAGGACCTTCCCAAGGGGTTTTCACTGCCTATCTATGCGTCTCACTACTGAATATTTCGCATTGCATCCCGATTTGCGAAAATTGCCCAACAGTCATAATTTTGATAATCCAGATCTTTATCATTATGCTATTTTCTCTGATAATGTGCTGGCATGTTTGGTGGTTGTGAAGTCAACAGTAAATTCATCACTG GAGCCTGAGAAAATTGTCTTTCATGTGGTAACTGATTCCTTCAATTTTCCAGCAATGCTAATGTGGTTTTTGTTGAATCCACCTGGAAAAGCAACTATTCAGATACAGAGTTTGGATGATTTTGTATTCTTACCTACTGGCTTTAATTCAATGTTCAGGCAGTCAGCTAAAGCTGATCCAAGATATGCTTCTCCACTCAATCACCTTCGATTTTACTTACCAGAGGTCTTCCCCTCCCTTAATAAGATTTTGCTTTTGGACCACGACACAGTGGTGCAGAAAGATTTACGAGAACTGTGGAATTTAGATATGAAAGGCAATGTAAATGGAGCAGTGGAAATGTGCAAGGACAATGTAACATCACAGAAATTGGAAATGCTTGTGAATGTTGCAAATCCAGCATTCGCCAATAGTTTTGATGGCAAGGCATGTTTATGGGCATTTGGCATGAATATATTTGACCTGCAGGAGTGGAGAACACGAGGTCTAGCTGCAACTTATCATAAATGGAATGAAATT GGGAGTAAGCATCTGTGGAAGGCAGGAAGTCTTCCACTGGGTCAGTTGCTTTTCTACAACCACACTATGACCTTGGACAGACGGTGGCATGTTTTTGGGCTCGGTTCTGATTTGAGAGTTGGAGTGACAGAGATTGAGAAGGCAGCAGTGATCCATTACGACGGAAACATGAAACCATGGCTAGATACTGCAATTACAAAATATAGAGGTTACTGGACCAGATTCCTTGACTATAGCAATCCTTACTTCCGACAATGCAACATCCATGGATAA
- the LOC122001774 gene encoding probable galacturonosyltransferase 6 isoform X1: MVALRRPWRKVVIYAFLVVSFIAPLVLFFSVPAADNSPFHEKKNFLNISSGILNSFSPRHTSNAMQLNSMEQEVSEDPLLKGAIYKDDNLKNVQIKYNQNVTISGATNGNSSSRLSGNGDNQPYHVPNSAGGEDKKQKSSDKITDVLTTRKSPSRPSTAKIWEMEDQLVMAKAYVHFSSSNSNFHLLRELKLRIKEIDRVLSRSNKDADLFTSDLQKMKNMEVTLSKARKSHPECSAMASKLRAQLFNAEEQLRAQQNQASYLVHLTGRTFPRGFHCLSMRLTTEYFALHPDLRKLPNSHNFDNPDLYHYAIFSDNVLACLVVVKSTVNSSLEPEKIVFHVVTDSFNFPAMLMWFLLNPPGKATIQIQSLDDFVFLPTGFNSMFRQSAKADPRYASPLNHLRFYLPEVFPSLNKILLLDHDTVVQKDLRELWNLDMKGNVNGAVEMCKDNVTSQKLEMLVNVANPAFANSFDGKACLWAFGMNIFDLQEWRTRGLAATYHKWNEIGSKHLWKAGSLPLGQLLFYNHTMTLDRRWHVFGLGSDLRVGVTEIEKAAVIHYDGNMKPWLDTAITKYRGYWTRFLDYSNPYFRQCNIHG; this comes from the exons ATGGTGGCGCTCCGCCGGCCGTGGCGTAAGGTCGTCATCTACGCCTTCCTTGTCGTCTCGTTCATCGCCCCGCTTGTCCTCTTCTTCAGCGTCCCCGCCGCCGATAACTCCCCCTTCCATG AAAAGAAGAACTTTCTCAATATCAGCTCTGGTATCCTGAATAGTTTCTCCCCC AGGCATACTTCTAATGCTATGCAACTCAATTCGATGGAGCAG GAAGTTAGTGAGGACCCGCTGCTGAAAGGAGCTATCTATAAAGATGATAATTTGAAGAATGTTCAGATTAAATACAATCAAAATGTTACAATTTCTGGAGCAACCAACGGCA ACTCCAGCTCAAGGCTTAGTGGGAATGGAGACAATCAACCTTATCACGTACCAAATTCTGCTGGTGGAGAG GATAAGAAGCAGAAATCTTCTGACAAAATAACTGATGTTTTGACCACTCGAAAGTCCCCCTCTAGACCATCAACTGCCAAGATATGGGAAATGGAGGACCAGTTAGTAATGGCAAAGGCTTACGTGCACTTTTCTTCTTCAAATAGTAACTTTCACTTGTTACGAGAGTTAAAGCTTAGGATTAAAGAGATAGATAGGGTTCTTAGCCGTTCCAACAAAGATGCAGATTTATTTACAAG TGACTTGCAGAAAATGAAAAACATGGAAGTAACTTTGTCAAAAGCCAGAAAATCTCATCCAGAGTGCTCCGCAATGGCATCAAAATTACGTGCCCAATTATTCAATGCTGAAGAACAACTCAGGGCTCAACAGAACCAAGCTTCATATCTTGTTCATCTTACTGGCAGGACCTTCCCAAGGGGTTTTCACTGCCTATCTATGCGTCTCACTACTGAATATTTCGCATTGCATCCCGATTTGCGAAAATTGCCCAACAGTCATAATTTTGATAATCCAGATCTTTATCATTATGCTATTTTCTCTGATAATGTGCTGGCATGTTTGGTGGTTGTGAAGTCAACAGTAAATTCATCACTG GAGCCTGAGAAAATTGTCTTTCATGTGGTAACTGATTCCTTCAATTTTCCAGCAATGCTAATGTGGTTTTTGTTGAATCCACCTGGAAAAGCAACTATTCAGATACAGAGTTTGGATGATTTTGTATTCTTACCTACTGGCTTTAATTCAATGTTCAGGCAGTCAGCTAAAGCTGATCCAAGATATGCTTCTCCACTCAATCACCTTCGATTTTACTTACCAGAGGTCTTCCCCTCCCTTAATAAGATTTTGCTTTTGGACCACGACACAGTGGTGCAGAAAGATTTACGAGAACTGTGGAATTTAGATATGAAAGGCAATGTAAATGGAGCAGTGGAAATGTGCAAGGACAATGTAACATCACAGAAATTGGAAATGCTTGTGAATGTTGCAAATCCAGCATTCGCCAATAGTTTTGATGGCAAGGCATGTTTATGGGCATTTGGCATGAATATATTTGACCTGCAGGAGTGGAGAACACGAGGTCTAGCTGCAACTTATCATAAATGGAATGAAATT GGGAGTAAGCATCTGTGGAAGGCAGGAAGTCTTCCACTGGGTCAGTTGCTTTTCTACAACCACACTATGACCTTGGACAGACGGTGGCATGTTTTTGGGCTCGGTTCTGATTTGAGAGTTGGAGTGACAGAGATTGAGAAGGCAGCAGTGATCCATTACGACGGAAACATGAAACCATGGCTAGATACTGCAATTACAAAATATAGAGGTTACTGGACCAGATTCCTTGACTATAGCAATCCTTACTTCCGACAATGCAACATCCATGGATAA